From the Martelella mediterranea DSM 17316 genome, one window contains:
- a CDS encoding ABC transporter ATP-binding protein — translation MNFARRPVAESGQTARLGFEDIRHGYGQGDVVKGVSLSAAPGEVLCLLGPSGSGKSTLLRIAAGLEQPHHGRLLIDGVEVTGPSTFLPPERRGIGLMFQDFALFPHMTVADNVAFGLQRLPRASRQAAVGEALARVGLSGYRDKYPHMLSGGEQQRVALARAVAPRPSVLLMDEPFSGLDSRLKDQVRAETLAVLRETGATVMIVTHDPGEAMGVADRIALLKDGHLVQTGTPRALFSRPESLFAASFFSEINRFEGKVEAGRVEIPFGSRSVAAAMPDGPVTIAIRPGDIRLSQEATLSGQPAEVLERRFLGTQELFRLRIEGTSHVVDASISAGAIGEGVGRVFIEVDDQTILVFENREQTPYTRDT, via the coding sequence ATGAATTTTGCCCGGCGCCCTGTAGCTGAGAGCGGTCAGACCGCGCGGCTCGGTTTCGAAGATATCCGCCACGGCTATGGCCAGGGCGACGTCGTCAAGGGCGTGTCGCTGTCTGCCGCGCCCGGAGAGGTGCTGTGCCTGCTGGGGCCGTCCGGTTCGGGAAAAAGCACGCTTCTGCGCATCGCCGCCGGCCTTGAACAGCCGCATCACGGCCGGCTGCTGATCGATGGCGTCGAGGTGACCGGGCCGTCGACCTTCCTGCCGCCGGAGCGGCGCGGCATCGGGCTGATGTTTCAGGATTTCGCGCTGTTTCCGCATATGACGGTCGCCGACAATGTCGCCTTCGGCCTGCAGCGCCTGCCAAGAGCGTCACGGCAGGCCGCCGTCGGCGAGGCTCTCGCGCGCGTCGGGCTTTCCGGCTACCGCGACAAATATCCGCATATGCTGTCGGGCGGCGAGCAGCAACGCGTGGCGCTGGCGCGCGCCGTCGCCCCGCGCCCTTCCGTACTGTTGATGGACGAACCGTTTTCCGGCCTCGATTCGCGGCTGAAGGATCAGGTGCGCGCCGAAACGCTGGCCGTTCTGCGCGAGACCGGCGCGACCGTCATGATCGTTACGCACGACCCCGGCGAGGCGATGGGGGTGGCCGACAGGATCGCCTTGCTGAAGGACGGACATCTGGTGCAGACGGGCACGCCGCGCGCGCTGTTTTCCCGACCGGAGAGCCTGTTCGCCGCCTCTTTCTTCTCTGAAATCAATCGTTTCGAAGGAAAAGTTGAAGCGGGACGGGTTGAGATTCCTTTCGGTAGCCGGTCGGTCGCCGCCGCCATGCCGGACGGCCCTGTCACGATCGCGATCCGCCCCGGCGATATCCGTCTGAGCCAGGAGGCGACGCTTTCCGGCCAGCCGGCGGAGGTGCTCGAACGCCGCTTTCTCGGTACCCAGGAACTGTTCCGGCTGAGGATCGAGGGTACGTCGCATGTTGTCGACGCCAGCATTTCCGCCGGCGCGATCGGTGAGGGCGTGGGACGGGTTTTCATCGAAGTCGACGATCAGACTATTTTGGTATTTGAAAATCGCGAGCAAACGCCTTACACCAGAGACACCTAA
- a CDS encoding twin-arginine translocase TatA/TatE family subunit produces the protein MGNLGIWQLLIILAIVVLLFGRGKIPELMGDVAKGIKSFKKGISDDDEKPAEKDKTVEHTVDHRADETKQG, from the coding sequence ATGGGTAATCTCGGTATCTGGCAGCTGCTCATCATTCTGGCGATTGTCGTGCTGCTTTTCGGCCGCGGCAAGATTCCCGAACTCATGGGCGATGTCGCCAAGGGCATCAAGAGCTTCAAGAAGGGCATTTCGGACGACGACGAAAAGCCGGCGGAGAAGGACAAGACCGTCGAGCACACTGTTGACCACAGGGCAGACGAGACCAAGCAGGGCTGA
- the tatB gene encoding Sec-independent protein translocase protein TatB, which translates to MLDIGWTELLVVAIVLVVVVGPRELPHVLRTFGKTMTKFRRMASDFRSQMDDALKEADMEDVSTAIRDVRRINPANQLRDAINPLRQTARDIDSDLRKSTALDNKPKPKADGPELKKASYPTPGTNPDVSPVNAFDKAAAKKDEAAPALVSKPRDEKLVSHRPGFKAAPRPVKSKSSGGRRSGR; encoded by the coding sequence ATGCTTGACATTGGCTGGACCGAGCTTTTGGTCGTGGCGATCGTGCTGGTCGTTGTCGTTGGGCCCCGCGAACTTCCGCATGTGCTGAGGACCTTCGGCAAGACCATGACGAAGTTTCGGCGCATGGCGTCCGACTTCCGGTCACAGATGGACGATGCGCTAAAAGAGGCGGATATGGAAGACGTCTCGACGGCGATCCGGGACGTCAGAAGAATCAATCCCGCCAATCAGTTGCGCGACGCGATCAATCCATTGCGCCAGACCGCGCGGGATATCGACTCCGACCTCAGGAAATCGACCGCGCTCGACAACAAGCCTAAGCCCAAAGCCGATGGGCCGGAGCTGAAGAAGGCGTCCTATCCCACGCCCGGCACAAACCCCGATGTCTCGCCCGTCAATGCGTTCGACAAGGCGGCGGCGAAAAAGGACGAGGCTGCACCGGCGCTGGTCTCGAAGCCCCGGGACGAAAAGCTTGTCAGCCACAGGCCCGGCTTCAAGGCCGCGCCCAGGCCGGTCAAATCGAAATCGTCCGGTGGACGCAGGAGCGGGCGATGA
- the tatC gene encoding twin-arginine translocase subunit TatC: protein MSVKNDIDDKPQPLVEHLIELRKRLVWSLVAFFLGFLLCFAFAKDLFNILVLPYKWAVIWSGHDPEKMQLIYTAPQEFFFTQIKISLFGGLLLAFPVIAFQVYSFVAPGLYRNERSAFLPFLVASPILFILGGAIVYFFLIPVVMLFFLGMQQSAGEGEVAISLLPKVSEYLSLIMSLVLAFGLVFQLPVVTTLMARVGLVSSQWLAKQRKFAIVIAFIIAAILTPPDPLSQLGLALPTVLLYEVAIYAARIVERKRVEAAEEDSASEEDEA, encoded by the coding sequence ATGAGCGTAAAGAACGATATCGACGACAAGCCGCAGCCGCTTGTCGAGCATCTGATCGAGCTCAGAAAGCGCCTTGTCTGGTCTCTGGTGGCTTTTTTCCTTGGCTTTCTGCTCTGTTTCGCCTTCGCCAAGGATCTCTTCAACATTCTGGTTCTGCCCTATAAATGGGCGGTGATCTGGTCCGGACATGATCCGGAGAAGATGCAGCTCATTTATACCGCGCCGCAGGAATTCTTCTTCACCCAGATCAAGATATCGTTGTTTGGCGGCCTGCTTCTGGCGTTTCCGGTGATCGCCTTCCAGGTCTACAGTTTTGTTGCGCCCGGTCTTTACCGGAACGAGCGTTCGGCCTTTCTGCCGTTCCTGGTCGCATCGCCGATCCTGTTCATCCTTGGCGGCGCCATCGTCTATTTCTTCCTGATCCCGGTGGTCATGCTGTTCTTCCTTGGCATGCAGCAATCCGCGGGAGAGGGGGAGGTGGCGATCTCGCTGCTGCCGAAGGTTTCGGAATATCTCAGTCTGATCATGTCGCTGGTGCTGGCCTTTGGTCTGGTTTTCCAGCTTCCGGTGGTCACCACGCTGATGGCGCGCGTCGGACTTGTCTCGTCGCAATGGCTTGCCAAGCAGCGCAAATTCGCGATCGTGATCGCCTTCATCATCGCCGCCATCCTGACCCCGCCCGATCCGCTCTCGCAGCTCGGTCTGGCGCTGCCGACCGTGCTTCTCTACGAGGTCGCGATCTATGCGGCGCGGATTGTCGAGCGCAAGCGCGTCGAAGCGGCGGAGGAAGACAGCGCTTCGGAAGAGGACGAGGCTTAA
- a CDS encoding NHLP bacteriocin system secretion protein, which translates to MSNPEEPRKQVYRESALKHLQTPESTDSLMRVVGPSGWVVAIAIALVFCGAIYWSIFGTVTTFVQGKGILGPAYGETRDFVATHSGILRSLPVQLGDTVEKGELLASIEIVSVAEDKREAERTLRSLKTEQDLLETYWNNLLPQQMADLKQKEEDLERQIAWDEQQLDSRKKILEGFEQASSDGAITPLRLEQARDSFIEASANLDGNKFDKEQLAAKRLELENQKTTAFQAMSDRLLKAQENLADLEDTLDSGGKVLSDMSGRVIAVDASIGSFVQPGSPIVTVQPVNTDIEGVFFANPLHGKKVLAGMEVNVSPSTVEASRFGTIRGKVVWVSEDPQSDTAVARQLGNETLAKALAGSEPPIAFGVQLEKDAASPSGLKWTSGHGPNMKVRTGTLADADVAVEQVPPIVLVIPAIRRVLGLDQ; encoded by the coding sequence ATGTCCAATCCCGAAGAGCCCCGCAAGCAGGTCTATCGCGAATCCGCTCTCAAACATCTCCAGACCCCTGAAAGCACTGACAGTCTGATGCGTGTCGTCGGCCCGAGCGGCTGGGTCGTGGCGATCGCGATCGCGCTCGTCTTCTGCGGCGCGATCTACTGGAGCATTTTCGGCACGGTGACGACCTTTGTGCAGGGCAAGGGCATTCTCGGTCCGGCCTATGGCGAGACCCGCGACTTTGTGGCGACCCATTCCGGCATATTGCGCTCGCTGCCGGTTCAACTCGGCGATACGGTCGAAAAGGGCGAGCTTCTGGCATCCATCGAAATCGTCTCCGTGGCCGAGGACAAGCGCGAGGCAGAACGGACGCTGCGCTCGCTGAAGACAGAGCAGGACCTGCTGGAAACCTACTGGAACAACCTGCTGCCGCAACAGATGGCCGACCTCAAGCAGAAGGAAGAGGATCTGGAGCGCCAGATCGCGTGGGACGAGCAGCAGCTCGACAGCCGGAAGAAAATTCTGGAGGGCTTCGAACAGGCCAGCAGCGATGGCGCGATAACGCCGCTGAGGCTTGAACAGGCCCGGGACTCATTCATTGAGGCATCCGCAAATCTGGATGGGAACAAATTCGACAAGGAACAGCTCGCGGCCAAGCGGCTCGAGCTTGAAAACCAGAAGACCACGGCGTTTCAGGCGATGAGCGACCGGCTGCTGAAGGCCCAGGAAAACCTCGCCGATCTCGAAGACACGCTCGATAGCGGCGGAAAGGTGTTGTCCGACATGTCCGGGCGGGTCATTGCGGTCGACGCCAGCATCGGCTCCTTTGTGCAGCCGGGATCCCCCATCGTGACGGTTCAGCCCGTCAACACCGATATCGAAGGGGTGTTTTTCGCCAACCCCCTGCACGGAAAGAAAGTCCTGGCGGGGATGGAAGTCAATGTTTCGCCATCCACCGTTGAGGCCTCCCGTTTCGGCACGATCCGCGGAAAGGTCGTCTGGGTCAGCGAAGACCCGCAAAGCGACACCGCCGTCGCGCGTCAGCTCGGCAACGAAACGCTGGCCAAGGCGCTTGCCGGCAGCGAACCCCCGATCGCCTTCGGCGTGCAACTGGAAAAGGACGCGGCCTCGCCCTCCGGATTGAAATGGACTTCGGGGCACGGCCCGAACATGAAGGTCCGGACCGGCACGCTGGCCGATGCCGATGTCGCCGTGGAGCAGGTTCCGCCGATCGTTCTGGTGATACCCGCGATCCGCCGCGTCCTCGGTCTCGATCAATGA
- a CDS encoding NHLP family bacteriocin export ABC transporter peptidase/permease/ATPase subunit, with translation MTKRFSALRPGRIFRNAKTPTILQMEAVECGAACLAMVLAHHGRWVALERMRLECGVSRNGSNAWSLIEAARRFGCEAKGFKVGLERLREVTLPAIIFWRFNHFVVLEKIDRKGAQINDPAQGRRRVAWSEMDRDFTGIVVTVEPGPDFKTGGEKPSVLRELRQLSRGTAGPFAFILLVTLLMVIPGIVIPALSKIYVDGFLVGGQEDWVRPLLAAYVVAGGLSLLLSWLQKHYLMRFSARVSIDMTRKVLWRLLHLPMDFFSQRFAGDISSRLGSAGRVASMISGPLAFSIVGMISVVVYGALMFSYSVPLASLVVAMAVINLIMARVVWLRLENARHLLAKNGAEQASAIMSGLSAIETVKAAGLEDDLFSRWGGLQAQLVSLSQTIGRQNNLLGLLPGTLSALGHIAILSLGALFVLDGRLTVGDLVAFQVLVGSFTGPISGLVGLGSSLQTTQVDLNRLDDVINYGSAEPAGAAARPQAATAAVRLVGKVELRNVTFGYSRLEKPLLDDFSLLLQPGMRIALVGASGSGKSTVGKLVAGLYRPWQGEIFFDDIPLQQIDRLTLTSSLGVVSQDINVFSGTLRDNITLWDTSIPEPAISRAVADACLDQLPLVREQGIDAALSEAGRNLSGGERQRLEIARALARDPSVLIMDEATSALDPVTEQTVDMNLRRRGCACLIVAQRLSTIRDSDEIIVLDQGRIVQRGTHDRLIAEPDGHYARLVAAH, from the coding sequence ATGACGAAACGGTTTTCGGCGCTGAGACCGGGAAGGATCTTTCGCAACGCAAAAACGCCGACCATCCTGCAGATGGAGGCGGTCGAATGCGGGGCTGCCTGTCTTGCCATGGTGCTGGCCCATCACGGCCGATGGGTCGCCCTTGAAAGGATGAGGCTCGAATGCGGCGTGTCGCGAAATGGCTCGAACGCCTGGAGCCTGATCGAGGCCGCCAGACGCTTCGGCTGCGAGGCAAAAGGCTTCAAGGTCGGACTGGAGAGACTGCGCGAGGTAACGCTGCCTGCCATCATCTTCTGGCGCTTCAATCACTTCGTCGTGCTGGAAAAGATCGACCGCAAGGGCGCCCAGATCAATGACCCGGCGCAGGGGCGCAGGCGCGTCGCCTGGTCGGAGATGGATAGGGATTTCACGGGCATCGTGGTGACCGTCGAGCCCGGGCCGGATTTTAAGACCGGCGGCGAGAAGCCATCGGTCCTGCGCGAGTTGAGGCAGCTTTCGCGCGGCACGGCAGGACCCTTCGCCTTCATATTGCTGGTAACGCTCCTGATGGTCATACCCGGCATCGTGATACCGGCGCTCAGCAAGATCTATGTCGATGGCTTCCTTGTCGGCGGACAGGAGGACTGGGTCCGGCCGCTGCTTGCGGCCTATGTCGTGGCCGGCGGGCTGAGCTTGCTTCTGAGCTGGCTGCAGAAGCATTACCTGATGCGGTTTTCGGCCAGGGTCAGCATCGACATGACGCGCAAGGTGCTGTGGCGGCTGCTGCACCTGCCCATGGACTTTTTCAGCCAGCGTTTTGCCGGGGATATTTCGAGCCGGCTCGGATCCGCCGGCCGGGTTGCGTCGATGATCTCCGGGCCGCTGGCGTTCAGCATCGTCGGCATGATCTCGGTTGTCGTCTATGGCGCTCTGATGTTTTCCTACAGTGTGCCGCTGGCCTCGCTCGTCGTCGCCATGGCCGTCATCAACCTGATCATGGCGCGGGTCGTCTGGCTGCGGCTTGAAAACGCGCGCCATCTTCTGGCCAAGAACGGGGCGGAGCAGGCCTCGGCGATCATGAGCGGCCTCTCGGCGATCGAGACGGTCAAGGCCGCCGGGCTCGAGGACGATCTGTTTTCCCGCTGGGGCGGCCTCCAGGCCCAGCTCGTCTCGCTGTCGCAGACCATCGGGCGGCAGAACAACCTGCTCGGCCTGCTGCCGGGGACCCTTTCAGCGTTGGGGCATATCGCGATTCTCAGCCTCGGCGCCCTGTTCGTTCTGGACGGTCGGCTGACCGTGGGCGACCTCGTCGCGTTTCAGGTTCTGGTCGGCAGTTTCACCGGGCCGATTTCGGGGCTCGTGGGACTGGGTTCGTCATTGCAGACCACGCAGGTCGACCTCAACCGTCTCGATGACGTCATCAATTACGGTTCCGCCGAGCCGGCAGGGGCCGCGGCGCGGCCGCAGGCCGCCACCGCCGCGGTAAGGCTCGTCGGCAAGGTCGAGCTTCGCAATGTCACCTTCGGATACAGCCGGCTTGAAAAGCCGCTGCTCGACGATTTCTCGCTGCTGCTGCAGCCGGGCATGCGCATCGCGCTCGTCGGCGCCAGCGGCTCGGGAAAATCGACCGTCGGCAAGCTGGTTGCCGGGCTTTACCGGCCATGGCAGGGCGAAATTTTCTTCGATGACATCCCCCTGCAACAGATCGACCGTCTGACGCTGACCTCGTCGCTCGGCGTGGTCAGCCAGGATATCAATGTCTTCAGCGGGACATTGCGGGACAATATCACGCTCTGGGATACATCGATCCCCGAACCTGCGATCAGCCGCGCGGTCGCCGATGCCTGCCTCGATCAATTGCCGCTGGTGCGCGAGCAGGGGATCGATGCCGCCTTGTCGGAAGCAGGGCGCAATCTCAGCGGCGGCGAACGCCAACGGCTCGAGATTGCCCGCGCTCTGGCGCGCGATCCGTCGGTGCTGATCATGGACGAGGCGACGTCGGCGCTCGACCCCGTCACCGAGCAGACCGTCGACATGAACCTTAGACGGCGCGGCTGCGCCTGCCTGATCGTCGCCCAGCGGCTCTCGACCATCCGCGACAGCGACGAGATCATCGTTCTCGATCAGGGCCGGATCGTCCAGCGCGGCACACATGATCGATTGATAGCTGAGCCGGACGGGCACTATGCCCGCCTTGTGGCCGCTCACTGA